The following are from one region of the Mustela lutreola isolate mMusLut2 chromosome 7, mMusLut2.pri, whole genome shotgun sequence genome:
- the LOC131835891 gene encoding ferritin heavy chain-like has translation MDISAESRRGFLLQQCLDGTRRSSPRPGRPLRASPPPSPHSVLGPLQGPPSPLQRRAAAARRRLSSAAAMTTASPSQVRQNYHQDSEAAINRQINLELYASYVYLSMSYYFDRDDVALKNFAKYFLHQSHEEREHAEKLMKLQNQRGGRIFLQDIKKPDRDDWENGLNAMECALHLKKSVNQSLLELHKLATDKNDPHLCDFIETHYLNEQVKSIKELGDHVTNLRKMGAPESGMAEYLFDKHTLGNSDSES, from the coding sequence atggacatctCCGCCGAGAGTCGCCGCGGGTTCCTGCTTCAACAGTGCTTGGACGGAACCCGGCGCTCGTCCCCTCGCCCCGGCCGGCCGCTCAGAGCCAGCCCTCCGCCATCTCCTCACAGCGTCCTCGGACCGCTCCAAGGCCCCCCGTCGCCGCTCCAGCGCCGCGCAGCCGCTGCCCGCCGCCGCCTCTCCTCAGCCGCCGCCATGACGACCGCGTCCCCTTCGCAGGTGCGCCAGAACTACCACCAGGACTCGGAGGCCGCCATCAACCGCCAGATCAACCTGGAGCTCTACGCCTCTTACGTCTACCTGTCCATGTCTTACTACTTTGACCGTGATGATGTGGCTTTGAAGAACTTcgccaaatattttctccaccaATCTCATGAGGAGAGGGAACATGCTGAGAAATTGATGAAGCTGCAGAACCAACGAGGTGGCCGAATCTTCCTTCAGGATATCAAGAAACCAGACCGTGATGATTGGGAGAATGGGCTGAATGCAATGGAGTGtgcattacatttaaaaaagagtgtgAATCAGTCACTACTGGAACTGCACAAACTGGCCACTGATAAAAATGACCCCCATTTGTGTGACTTCATTGAGACTCACTACTTGAATGAGCAGGTGAAATCCATCAAAGAATTGGGTGACCACGTAACCAACCTGCGCAAGATGGGGGCCCCCGAATCTGGCATGGCAGAGTATCTCTTTGACAAGCACACCTTGGGAAACAGTGATAGTGAGAGCTAA